A single region of the Solwaraspora sp. WMMD791 genome encodes:
- a CDS encoding FAD-dependent oxidoreductase, with protein sequence MKAVICGAGIAGLALAHRLDAAGWSVTVLEQAAAPRTEGYMIDFFGPGYDVLDRMGLLPQLQEHGYRVQALTYRDERGRRRASLSYARFAEMVDGRLTSIMRPDLERILRHALPERVALRFDSRLTRIDHRSDRVDATTADGTVHRADLLIGADGIHSTVRRLVYGDERHFLRYLGFHTAAWVFDDPAVRAEIGDEFALTDSTRRQLGCYALRDGRVAAFAVHHSSDPTLPADPRAALHKEYADLGWIVPQALAACPPADEIYYDQVAQIDLPYWNHGRVVLVGDACQAVSLLAGQGASLAVAGAQTLADELTRALGATADPTAAADPTLLATALRRYETAMRPVITDKQQVARRGARWFVPQRQWWLRARRVALAAAGLPGVDRMIVGAMVGRSRT encoded by the coding sequence GTGAAGGCGGTCATCTGCGGGGCCGGGATCGCCGGGCTGGCCCTCGCGCACCGGCTCGACGCCGCCGGCTGGTCGGTGACCGTGCTGGAGCAGGCGGCCGCCCCGCGTACCGAGGGTTACATGATCGACTTCTTCGGTCCCGGCTACGACGTGCTCGACCGGATGGGGCTGCTGCCGCAGCTGCAGGAGCACGGCTACCGGGTGCAGGCGCTGACCTACCGCGACGAGCGCGGTCGCCGCCGGGCCAGTCTCAGCTACGCCCGGTTCGCCGAGATGGTCGACGGCCGGCTGACCAGCATCATGCGCCCCGACCTGGAGCGCATTCTGCGCCACGCGCTGCCCGAGCGGGTGGCGCTGCGCTTCGACAGCCGGCTGACCCGCATCGACCATCGCTCCGACCGCGTCGACGCCACCACCGCCGACGGCACCGTCCACCGCGCCGACCTGCTGATCGGTGCCGACGGCATCCACTCCACCGTGCGTCGGCTCGTCTACGGCGACGAACGCCACTTCCTGCGTTACCTCGGCTTCCACACCGCCGCCTGGGTGTTCGACGACCCGGCGGTACGGGCCGAGATCGGCGACGAGTTCGCCCTCACCGACAGCACCCGCCGCCAGCTCGGCTGCTACGCCCTACGGGACGGCCGGGTCGCGGCCTTCGCCGTGCACCACAGCAGCGATCCGACGCTGCCGGCGGATCCCCGGGCCGCCCTCCACAAGGAGTACGCCGACCTCGGCTGGATCGTGCCGCAGGCGCTCGCCGCCTGCCCACCCGCCGACGAGATCTACTACGACCAGGTCGCCCAGATCGACCTGCCGTACTGGAACCACGGCCGGGTCGTGCTGGTCGGCGACGCCTGCCAGGCGGTGTCGTTGCTCGCCGGGCAGGGCGCCTCGCTGGCTGTCGCCGGGGCGCAGACCCTCGCCGACGAGCTGACCCGGGCCCTCGGCGCCACCGCAGACCCGACGGCCGCCGCCGACCCGACCCTGCTCGCCACCGCCCTGCGCCGCTACGAGACGGCGATGCGGCCGGTCATCACCGACAAGCAGCAGGTGGCTCGACGCGGTGCCCGCTGGTTCGTGCCGCAGCGCCAGTGGTGGCTGCG
- a CDS encoding TetR/AcrR family transcriptional regulator, which yields MTQSAAERGRQVRARLRAAAVTLIAERGWSAVSTRVVADRAGVAPGLVHYHYPSVRALLIEAATTAVTDLTADLGALLTTAATPADGVRSMLAALDGYSGTDPTSLLFAETYLAAARDDDLRRTLAGVLDDLRGRLADWLAGHGVADPAATAAVLAAAVDGLLLHRPLSPALTSGVAAGPLTRMIVIDATTESATTGSATTEGDRQ from the coding sequence ATGACGCAGAGCGCCGCCGAACGCGGCCGACAGGTGCGGGCCCGGCTGCGGGCCGCCGCCGTCACGCTGATCGCCGAACGCGGCTGGTCGGCGGTCAGCACCCGGGTGGTCGCCGACCGGGCCGGGGTCGCACCCGGTCTGGTCCACTACCACTACCCGTCGGTGCGGGCGCTGCTGATCGAGGCGGCCACCACCGCGGTCACCGACCTGACCGCCGACCTGGGTGCGCTGCTGACGACGGCGGCCACCCCGGCCGACGGCGTACGGTCGATGCTCGCCGCCCTGGACGGCTACTCCGGCACCGACCCGACATCGCTGCTGTTCGCCGAAACCTATCTTGCCGCCGCCCGCGACGACGACCTGCGGCGTACCCTGGCCGGCGTCCTCGACGACCTGCGCGGCCGGCTCGCCGACTGGCTCGCCGGCCACGGCGTCGCCGACCCGGCGGCCACCGCCGCCGTGCTCGCCGCCGCCGTCGACGGGCTGCTGCTGCACCGTCCATTGTCACCCGCTCTGACCTCGGGCGTGGCCGCCGGGCCGCTCACCCGGATGATCGTCATCGACGCCACGACGGAAAGCGCCACGACGGGAAGCGCCACGACGGAAGGGGACCGACAGTGA
- a CDS encoding BTAD domain-containing putative transcriptional regulator, producing MEPLRFDLLGVVRGRRGSVELDMGSPQQQALLAVLLLRPSQGVSAAVLMEALWGDDPPVTATKTLRTYAWRWRKVLENDAAEPRILTTVGDGYRLTVPEDAVDVRYAEALARRARQAGDARSARAMLAEALALFNGEPLAGVPGPFAQRHRRRLSELHLDLLEARLALDIDLGRASWCVPELRALSDENPLRESLSVLLIRALHASGRPGEAAAVFPAARRRIVDRLGLEPSAELAEAHRRILISEGPAPPARSAEPLRGEEPARGEEPARSDETPRSEEPAPRPAQVPATTADFTGREAVARLVTDALSRPDRDSLPVVAVAGMGGVGKTTLARHVAHRLGAHYPDGQLYAELRSGDAVPASPQDVLDGFLDALGVEFVPDCLDSRSALFRSATHDRRLLVVLDDAHSLAQITPLLPGTATCGVLVTSRSRLAGLNGAVHADLDVFDETEAIELLSRVIGHDRVAAERETARELVVACGLLPLAVRIVAARLAARPGWPIRAFRDRFTGAHRLGSLRAGDLDVGATFLASWRQLTSDQQRALVLLAVTGMPDFALPVVARVLGRPEPDSEDLLEELVDLALLESDTVGRYHLHPVVRSFALAQRPGQS from the coding sequence ATGGAACCCCTTCGGTTCGACCTGCTCGGCGTCGTGCGTGGCCGCCGGGGCTCCGTCGAGCTCGACATGGGAAGCCCGCAGCAACAGGCCCTGCTCGCCGTCCTTCTCCTGCGGCCGAGCCAGGGGGTGAGCGCGGCCGTTCTGATGGAGGCGCTGTGGGGCGACGATCCGCCGGTCACCGCGACGAAAACCCTCCGTACGTACGCCTGGCGGTGGCGCAAGGTGCTGGAGAACGACGCCGCCGAGCCCCGGATCCTGACGACCGTCGGTGACGGCTACCGCCTGACGGTGCCCGAGGACGCCGTCGATGTGCGGTACGCCGAGGCACTGGCCCGCCGCGCCCGTCAGGCCGGCGACGCGCGCAGCGCCCGCGCGATGCTGGCCGAGGCGCTTGCCCTCTTCAACGGCGAACCGCTGGCCGGGGTGCCCGGTCCGTTCGCGCAACGGCATCGTCGCCGGCTGAGTGAGCTGCACCTGGACCTGCTGGAGGCGCGTCTGGCATTGGACATCGACCTCGGTCGCGCCTCCTGGTGCGTGCCCGAGTTGCGCGCTCTCAGTGACGAGAACCCGTTGCGGGAGAGCCTTTCCGTGCTGCTGATCCGGGCGTTGCACGCCAGTGGCCGGCCGGGGGAGGCTGCTGCGGTGTTCCCGGCAGCTCGCCGCAGGATCGTGGACCGGCTGGGGCTGGAACCCAGCGCCGAGCTTGCCGAGGCCCATCGGCGGATCCTGATCAGCGAGGGGCCCGCCCCGCCGGCGCGGAGTGCGGAGCCGCTACGAGGCGAGGAGCCGGCGCGAGGCGAGGAGCCGGCGCGAAGTGACGAGACGCCGCGGAGTGAGGAACCCGCGCCACGGCCGGCCCAGGTCCCGGCCACCACAGCGGACTTCACCGGGCGCGAAGCGGTGGCCCGCCTCGTCACCGACGCCCTGAGCCGGCCCGACCGCGACTCGTTGCCGGTCGTGGCCGTGGCCGGGATGGGCGGTGTCGGCAAGACCACCCTGGCCCGGCACGTCGCCCACCGGCTCGGCGCGCATTACCCGGATGGTCAGTTGTACGCGGAACTGCGGAGCGGTGACGCCGTGCCGGCGTCGCCGCAGGACGTCCTGGACGGCTTCCTCGACGCGCTCGGGGTCGAGTTCGTCCCGGACTGCCTGGACAGCAGGTCGGCGCTGTTCCGCTCGGCGACCCACGACCGTCGGCTGCTCGTGGTGCTGGACGACGCGCACAGCCTCGCACAGATCACCCCGCTGCTGCCGGGCACCGCGACCTGTGGCGTCCTGGTCACCTCCCGCTCCCGGCTGGCCGGCCTGAACGGTGCAGTGCACGCCGATCTCGACGTGTTCGACGAGACGGAGGCGATCGAGCTGCTGAGCCGGGTGATCGGCCACGACCGGGTGGCGGCCGAGCGCGAGACGGCCCGGGAGCTCGTGGTGGCCTGCGGATTGCTGCCACTGGCGGTCCGTATCGTGGCGGCCCGGCTGGCCGCCCGGCCGGGCTGGCCGATCCGCGCGTTCCGCGACCGGTTCACCGGCGCGCACCGGCTGGGCTCGTTGCGGGCCGGTGATCTCGACGTGGGCGCGACCTTTCTGGCCAGCTGGCGGCAGCTCACCTCGGACCAGCAGCGGGCACTGGTCCTGCTGGCCGTCACCGGTATGCCGGACTTCGCGCTACCCGTCGTGGCGCGGGTGCTGGGCCGGCCCGAGCCGGACAGCGAAGACCTGCTGGAGGAGCTGGTCGACCTGGCGTTGCTGGAGTCGGACACCGTCGGGCGCTACCACCTGCATCCCGTCGTGCGGTCGTTCGCCCTCGCCCAACGTCCCGGCCAGAGTTAA
- a CDS encoding YcaO-like family protein, producing the protein MSRTDLAAGSVVQDGERTLSLPEAHQRGTAAAAELDLRVDCTAVLDGDPAVWTATLWRGDDPVPSGLGLGKGSSATAQVGAVFEALEHHLSGLQGLADGGTTLRRAGEISRDATLRRDVALALLGELPDGPMGCLPFRVVTSGAEVDVPLFLSVPDYLDEEADPLRESLGDHYDYTGVSRYSCNNGWAAGTDPVEAAVHALNETIERDALSLLLIDQFLGRRRSPLVLIDTETLPDDLAALVSAAQTITGQRLHLIDMTTDLGVPAIFAYLPTPDGGPARIRGCGASLSRHYAIARAVSELVQVHLASSLGNIHSAFAAMTPVRHDWTRPYPTLHACYRSDLRTRLADATVVPYRDTEAPATAAGHLDALVDILSRRGFTPLQRDHYVTGNLAVVNIFVPGLERFMLVTDGQVVVPGARGMAVRNNGIRPGPVNDNR; encoded by the coding sequence ATGTCGAGGACAGATCTTGCGGCCGGTTCGGTGGTCCAGGACGGTGAGCGGACGCTGAGCCTGCCCGAGGCCCACCAGCGGGGTACGGCGGCGGCAGCCGAGCTCGATCTGCGGGTGGACTGCACGGCGGTGCTCGACGGCGACCCGGCGGTCTGGACGGCGACGCTGTGGCGGGGCGACGACCCGGTGCCCAGCGGGCTGGGGCTCGGCAAGGGAAGTTCGGCGACGGCGCAGGTCGGCGCGGTCTTCGAGGCGCTGGAGCACCACCTCAGTGGGCTGCAGGGCCTCGCCGACGGCGGGACGACGCTGCGCCGTGCGGGTGAGATCTCCCGCGACGCGACGCTCCGGCGGGACGTGGCGCTCGCCCTGCTCGGGGAGTTGCCCGACGGGCCGATGGGGTGCCTGCCCTTCCGAGTGGTGACCAGCGGCGCCGAGGTCGACGTACCGCTGTTCCTGTCCGTGCCGGACTACCTCGACGAGGAGGCCGACCCGCTGCGGGAGAGCCTCGGTGACCACTACGACTACACCGGGGTGAGCCGCTACTCCTGCAACAACGGCTGGGCGGCGGGCACCGACCCGGTCGAGGCGGCGGTCCACGCGCTCAACGAGACCATCGAGCGGGACGCGCTGTCCCTTCTGCTGATCGACCAGTTCCTGGGGCGGCGGCGGTCCCCGCTCGTCCTCATCGACACGGAAACGTTGCCGGACGACCTCGCGGCCCTGGTGTCGGCGGCGCAGACCATCACCGGCCAGCGGCTGCACCTGATCGACATGACCACCGACCTGGGCGTACCGGCGATCTTCGCCTACCTCCCCACCCCGGACGGCGGACCGGCCCGGATCCGCGGCTGCGGCGCCTCCCTCTCCCGCCACTACGCGATCGCCCGTGCGGTGAGCGAGCTGGTCCAGGTCCACCTCGCGTCCTCGCTCGGGAACATCCACTCGGCGTTCGCCGCCATGACACCCGTGCGGCACGACTGGACCAGGCCCTATCCCACCCTCCACGCCTGCTACCGGAGCGACCTGCGCACCCGGCTCGCCGACGCCACCGTCGTGCCGTACCGGGACACGGAAGCTCCGGCCACCGCCGCCGGCCACCTCGACGCGCTCGTCGACATCCTCTCCCGACGCGGCTTCACGCCGTTGCAGCGTGACCACTACGTGACCGGCAACCTGGCCGTGGTCAACATCTTCGTCCCCGGCCTGGAGAGGTTCATGCTCGTCACCGACGGACAGGTGGTGGTGCCGGGAGCGCGGGGCATGGCGGTCAGGAACAACGGAATCCGACCTGGGCCCGTGAACGACAACCGGTAG
- a CDS encoding helix-turn-helix transcriptional regulator → MNVEEAVRLRRARDLLDREYARPLDVPAMARAAYMSPSHFTRLFRAAYGESPYGYLSTRRVERAKALLRRGDLSVTDVCMAVGFTSLGSFSSRFTELVGESPSAYRARSHAAGAAIPACYVKAVTRPTRPAGASSRFGEAQVSRPA, encoded by the coding sequence GTGAACGTCGAGGAAGCCGTCCGACTGCGCCGCGCCCGGGACCTGCTGGACAGGGAGTACGCCCGGCCGCTGGACGTGCCGGCGATGGCGCGGGCCGCGTACATGTCGCCGTCGCACTTCACCCGGCTGTTCCGGGCCGCCTACGGCGAGAGCCCGTACGGCTACCTGTCGACCCGGCGGGTCGAGCGGGCGAAGGCGCTGCTGCGCCGTGGCGACCTGAGCGTCACCGACGTCTGCATGGCGGTCGGGTTCACCTCGCTCGGGTCGTTCAGCTCCCGCTTCACCGAGCTGGTCGGCGAGTCGCCCAGCGCGTACCGGGCCCGGTCACATGCGGCCGGCGCGGCCATCCCGGCCTGCTACGTCAAGGCCGTCACCCGTCCGACCCGCCCGGCCGGAGCATCAAGTCGGTTTGGAGAAGCCCAGGTCAGCCGGCCGGCGTAG
- a CDS encoding VOC family protein — MAITLSHTFLLVHDQDEALKFYRDVLGLEVRTDMAFEGFRWLTVGPPGQPDVEIVLEVAAMGRAADQETLELLLAKGSLSGLIFLVDDVDATFERVRAAGAEVMQEPIDQPYGVRDCGVRDPSGNNIRFSQKLSQ; from the coding sequence ATGGCAATCACGCTTTCCCACACGTTCCTGCTCGTCCACGACCAGGACGAGGCGCTGAAGTTCTACCGCGACGTGCTCGGCCTGGAGGTCCGCACCGACATGGCGTTCGAGGGCTTCCGCTGGCTGACCGTCGGTCCGCCCGGACAGCCAGACGTCGAGATCGTGCTCGAAGTCGCCGCGATGGGTCGCGCCGCCGACCAGGAGACTCTGGAACTGCTGCTCGCCAAGGGCTCGCTCAGCGGGCTGATCTTCCTGGTCGACGACGTGGACGCGACGTTCGAGCGGGTCCGGGCCGCCGGGGCGGAGGTCATGCAGGAGCCCATCGACCAGCCGTACGGGGTACGCGACTGCGGTGTCCGCGACCCGTCCGGCAACAACATCCGTTTCTCCCAGAAGCTGTCGCAGTAG
- a CDS encoding glycine betaine ABC transporter substrate-binding protein: MFGNTLLRRAAVAAAAALALGGVAACGSDDTDDSGTGTGSTGSADKSITIGYMAWDEAIAASYLWQNILESQGYEVELTNVEAGVVYSGLASGDIDLFLDGWLPQTHASYMEQYGDDIEQLGVWYDNASLSIAVPAYVDGVDSLADLAANADLFNGEIIGIEPGAGLTAATQDQVMPTYGLDDYELRTSSTPAMLAALQSAIADEEPIVVTLWHPHWAYSNYELKDLADPEGTLGQAEEIHTLARTGFGEDFPEVTEMLGKFKMDDQQLGSLEDLMFNVHEGDEAGAVEAWLSENPDYLGTLGVS; encoded by the coding sequence ATGTTCGGCAACACACTGCTCCGCCGGGCCGCGGTCGCGGCCGCGGCCGCGCTCGCCCTCGGTGGGGTCGCCGCCTGCGGCAGCGACGACACCGACGACAGCGGCACCGGCACCGGTTCCACCGGCTCCGCCGACAAGAGCATCACCATCGGCTACATGGCCTGGGACGAGGCGATCGCCGCCTCCTACCTGTGGCAGAACATCCTTGAATCCCAGGGGTACGAGGTCGAGCTGACCAACGTCGAAGCCGGCGTCGTCTACTCCGGTCTCGCCTCCGGTGACATCGACCTGTTCCTCGACGGCTGGCTGCCCCAGACGCACGCCTCCTACATGGAGCAGTACGGCGACGACATCGAGCAGCTCGGCGTCTGGTACGACAACGCCAGCCTGAGCATCGCCGTCCCGGCGTACGTCGACGGCGTCGACTCGCTGGCCGACCTCGCCGCCAACGCCGACCTGTTCAACGGCGAGATCATCGGCATCGAGCCGGGCGCCGGCCTGACCGCCGCCACCCAGGACCAGGTCATGCCGACCTACGGCCTGGACGACTACGAGCTGCGGACCTCGTCGACCCCGGCGATGCTCGCCGCGCTGCAGAGCGCCATCGCCGACGAGGAGCCGATCGTGGTGACCCTGTGGCACCCGCACTGGGCGTACTCGAACTACGAACTGAAGGACCTGGCCGACCCGGAGGGCACCCTCGGGCAGGCCGAGGAGATCCACACCCTGGCCCGCACCGGGTTCGGCGAGGACTTCCCCGAGGTCACCGAGATGCTCGGCAAGTTCAAGATGGACGACCAGCAGCTCGGCTCGCTGGAGGACCTGATGTTCAACGTCCACGAGGGCGACGAGGCCGGCGCCGTCGAGGCGTGGCTGTCCGAGAACCCCGACTACCTCGGTACGCTCGGCGTCTCCTGA
- a CDS encoding proline/glycine betaine ABC transporter permease codes for MNVADGLDGLLPYVQVGKGFEAVVDWTTEHMEPFFDGISGLVQALVDPLDDLLNAPPAIVMVLIFAALGWWLRGWKFGIGTAVGLGIVAGMPYWEQTMSTLALVLVASGLSLLMAVPLGILIAENPRISALARPVLDLMQTLPAFVYLIPAIFYFGVGAVPGVLATVVFSMPPGVRLTELGLRQIDREVIEAGEAFGASPWAVLLRTKLPLALPTIMQGVNQVIMLALSMVVIAGMVGAGGLGEVIMTALARIQVGRGFEGGIAVVILAVVLDRLTDSIGARTKSARAQRAVAQA; via the coding sequence GTGAACGTCGCGGACGGCCTGGACGGGCTGCTGCCGTACGTGCAGGTCGGCAAGGGGTTCGAAGCCGTCGTCGACTGGACCACCGAGCACATGGAGCCGTTCTTCGACGGCATCTCCGGGCTGGTCCAGGCGTTGGTCGACCCACTCGACGACCTGCTGAACGCGCCCCCGGCGATCGTCATGGTGCTGATCTTCGCGGCGCTCGGCTGGTGGCTGCGCGGCTGGAAGTTCGGCATCGGCACCGCCGTCGGCCTCGGCATCGTCGCCGGCATGCCGTACTGGGAGCAGACCATGAGCACCCTCGCGCTGGTGCTGGTCGCCAGCGGACTGTCCCTGCTGATGGCCGTACCGCTGGGCATCCTCATCGCCGAGAACCCGCGGATCTCCGCGCTGGCCCGCCCGGTACTGGACCTCATGCAGACCCTGCCCGCGTTCGTCTACCTGATCCCGGCGATCTTCTACTTCGGCGTCGGCGCCGTCCCCGGGGTGCTGGCCACCGTGGTGTTCAGCATGCCGCCGGGGGTCCGGCTGACCGAGCTCGGCCTGCGCCAGATCGACCGCGAGGTGATCGAGGCGGGTGAGGCGTTCGGCGCCTCGCCCTGGGCGGTACTGCTGCGCACCAAACTGCCGTTGGCCCTGCCGACCATCATGCAGGGCGTCAACCAGGTGATCATGCTGGCTCTGTCGATGGTGGTCATCGCCGGCATGGTCGGAGCTGGCGGCCTCGGCGAAGTGATCATGACCGCGTTGGCCCGGATCCAGGTCGGCCGCGGCTTCGAAGGCGGCATCGCCGTCGTCATCCTCGCGGTCGTGCTCGACCGGCTGACCGACTCGATCGGCGCCCGCACCAAATCCGCCAGGGCGCAGCGCGCCGTCGCGCAGGCCTGA
- a CDS encoding FAD-binding monooxygenase — translation MNGSLGGRAVVLGASMAGLLAARVLTDRYDQVTLVDRDELPLHGDRRPDAPHIGGQRRGVPQGRHLHALLARGAQILDDLFPGLTADLTTAGVPSGDLLGGIRWLVSGQRIARVDIGQPVLFPSRPLLERYVRDRVRALPAVTVVDGAAIVAVTTTGDRRRVTGVRVRSATDAEALIDADLVVDATGRGSRTPGWLAELGYPSPVTEKIRVDVGYASRSYRLPPDALGSDTVILQNWTPRHPYGAGLAQQEGGRHILTLAGMLGEHPPADPTGFEAFVDRLEFPDIGQAIRYGEPLDAPVTFRYPASVRHRYERLTRFPDGLLVIGDAICSFNPFYGQGMSVAALQAQALRDVLADGGPRWPRYFAAVARAVDVPWRIAAGGDLAFPGVAGRRGAMVRLTNAYLPRLHAAAVHDPTLSAAFVRVTGLLDPPGSLLRPDRLARVLRPDRLARVRPARSPGPGGHSPNSRQVPRSDRAT, via the coding sequence ATGAATGGATCCCTGGGCGGTCGCGCCGTGGTCCTCGGGGCCAGCATGGCCGGGCTGCTCGCGGCCCGGGTCCTCACCGACCGGTACGACCAGGTCACCCTGGTCGACCGGGACGAGCTGCCACTCCACGGCGACCGACGGCCCGACGCACCGCACATCGGCGGGCAGCGGCGCGGCGTACCGCAGGGCCGGCACCTGCACGCACTGCTCGCCCGTGGCGCACAGATCCTCGACGACCTGTTCCCCGGCCTGACCGCCGACCTCACCACCGCCGGCGTACCCAGCGGCGACCTGCTCGGCGGCATCCGCTGGCTGGTCTCCGGGCAACGGATCGCCCGCGTCGACATCGGCCAGCCGGTGCTCTTCCCGAGCCGGCCGCTGCTGGAACGGTACGTCCGCGACCGGGTCCGGGCGCTGCCGGCCGTCACCGTCGTCGACGGTGCCGCCATCGTCGCGGTGACGACCACCGGTGACCGGCGGCGGGTCACCGGCGTACGGGTCCGCAGCGCCACCGACGCCGAAGCCCTGATCGACGCGGATCTGGTCGTCGACGCCACCGGGCGGGGCTCCCGCACCCCGGGCTGGCTGGCCGAACTGGGCTACCCGTCGCCGGTCACCGAGAAGATCCGGGTCGACGTCGGGTACGCGTCACGGTCGTACCGGCTGCCGCCCGACGCGCTCGGCTCCGACACGGTGATCCTGCAGAACTGGACACCGCGCCACCCGTACGGCGCCGGGCTGGCCCAACAGGAGGGCGGCCGGCACATCCTCACCCTGGCCGGCATGCTCGGCGAACACCCGCCGGCCGACCCGACGGGGTTCGAGGCCTTCGTCGACCGGCTCGAGTTCCCCGACATCGGGCAGGCGATCCGGTACGGCGAACCACTCGACGCCCCGGTCACGTTCCGCTATCCGGCGAGTGTGCGGCACCGGTACGAGCGGCTGACCCGGTTCCCGGACGGGCTGCTGGTGATCGGCGACGCGATCTGCTCGTTCAACCCGTTCTACGGTCAGGGGATGTCCGTGGCCGCGCTGCAGGCGCAGGCGCTGCGCGACGTGCTGGCCGACGGCGGGCCGCGGTGGCCGCGGTACTTCGCGGCGGTGGCGCGGGCGGTCGACGTACCGTGGCGGATCGCCGCCGGCGGCGACCTCGCCTTCCCCGGGGTGGCCGGCCGGCGCGGCGCGATGGTCCGGCTGACCAACGCCTACCTGCCCCGGTTGCACGCCGCCGCCGTGCACGATCCGACGCTGTCGGCGGCGTTCGTCCGGGTCACCGGGCTGCTGGACCCGCCGGGCAGCCTGCTGCGTCCGGACCGGCTGGCGCGGGTACTGCGCCCGGACCGGCTGGCGCGGGTACGCCCCGCCCGGTCACCCGGGCCGGGCGGTCACTCCCCCAACTCCCGCCAGGTACCGAGGAGCGACCGGGCGACGTAG
- a CDS encoding insulinase family protein: MIRQLDVDGVPALLAPTTGPVHAGLMFRVGQADETLARRGVTHLLEHLVLHPLGTADYHYNGSTGSVVTQFHLQGSVDDVTTFLTGVCQSLRQLPLQRLATEKDILRTEWSNRGNSVTDPIPLWRHGARDHGLVAFPEWGLSALTGDDLQQWVARYFTRENAVLWLAGDDIPAGLRLDLPSGVRMPTPAASSALPTTPAYFPGGSRSTVYDAVVARDVAASVFSGVLEREMFRALRQRDGLSYTAATHYEPRGDGYSVITALADALPQKQDAVLGGMIDVLAKVRVGRIEEADVAAVIGKATDALATADADRARLPSAAFNLLTGYPIDTSDDLLRQIKAVTPQDVHRVATEAAASSLLMTPYGRSADWAGFVAAPSGSTETVDGTTHPGLDDLPQRLIVGAQGVTIVTDPADPSDADDSAADRVATVRYDRCVAMLAWPDGGRQLIGDDAIVVRVEPTLYRDVDPAAVDAAVPPQLRVDLPPRDPEEIPRPDTVYRKPTRPKPPGVRDRLRRLPVRERVKYLLSAFWAVFCAALGVGIGVGIVTGAVGPGRVVPMIAALGVSVYVARSLLGTWRELGE, from the coding sequence ATGATCCGCCAACTCGACGTCGACGGCGTACCGGCGCTGCTGGCCCCGACCACCGGGCCGGTGCACGCCGGGCTGATGTTCCGGGTCGGTCAGGCCGACGAGACCCTCGCCCGGCGGGGCGTCACCCACCTGCTGGAGCATCTCGTCCTGCACCCGCTGGGCACCGCCGACTACCACTACAACGGCAGCACCGGCAGCGTCGTCACCCAGTTCCACCTGCAAGGCTCGGTCGACGACGTCACCACCTTCCTGACCGGGGTGTGCCAGTCGCTGCGCCAGCTGCCGCTGCAGCGGCTGGCCACCGAGAAGGACATCCTGCGGACCGAGTGGAGCAACCGGGGCAACTCGGTGACCGACCCGATCCCGCTGTGGCGCCACGGCGCCCGCGACCACGGGCTGGTCGCCTTCCCCGAATGGGGGCTGTCCGCGTTGACCGGTGACGACCTGCAGCAGTGGGTCGCCCGCTACTTCACCCGGGAGAACGCGGTGCTGTGGCTGGCCGGCGACGACATCCCGGCCGGGCTGCGGCTGGACCTGCCCTCCGGGGTACGGATGCCGACCCCGGCGGCCTCGTCGGCGCTGCCGACCACCCCGGCGTACTTCCCCGGCGGCAGCCGGTCCACGGTCTACGACGCGGTCGTGGCGCGCGACGTCGCCGCCAGCGTCTTCAGCGGAGTCCTGGAACGGGAGATGTTCCGGGCGCTGCGCCAACGCGACGGACTGTCGTACACCGCCGCGACCCACTACGAGCCGCGCGGCGACGGGTACTCGGTGATCACCGCCCTGGCGGACGCGCTGCCGCAGAAGCAGGACGCGGTGCTCGGCGGCATGATCGACGTGCTGGCGAAGGTGCGCGTCGGCCGGATCGAGGAGGCGGACGTCGCGGCGGTGATCGGCAAGGCCACCGACGCGCTGGCCACCGCCGACGCCGACCGGGCCCGGCTGCCCTCGGCCGCGTTCAACCTGCTGACCGGCTACCCGATCGACACCAGCGACGACCTGCTGCGGCAGATCAAGGCGGTGACGCCGCAGGACGTGCACCGGGTGGCGACCGAGGCGGCGGCGTCGTCGCTGCTGATGACCCCGTACGGCCGGTCCGCCGACTGGGCCGGGTTCGTCGCGGCGCCGTCCGGGTCGACCGAGACCGTCGACGGCACCACGCACCCCGGGCTGGACGACCTGCCGCAGAGGCTGATCGTCGGCGCACAGGGCGTCACCATCGTCACCGACCCGGCCGATCCCTCCGACGCGGACGACTCGGCGGCGGACCGGGTGGCGACCGTCCGCTACGACCGCTGCGTGGCGATGCTGGCCTGGCCCGACGGCGGCCGGCAGCTGATCGGCGACGACGCCATCGTGGTCCGGGTCGAACCCACCCTCTACCGGGACGTCGACCCGGCGGCGGTGGACGCGGCCGTACCGCCGCAGCTGCGGGTGGACCTGCCGCCCCGCGACCCGGAGGAGATCCCCCGACCGGACACCGTCTACCGCAAGCCGACCAGGCCGAAGCCGCCCGGCGTCCGGGACCGGCTGCGCCGGCTGCCGGTACGGGAGCGGGTCAAGTACCTGCTGTCCGCTTTCTGGGCGGTGTTCTGCGCGGCCCTCGGGGTGGGCATCGGTGTCGGGATCGTCACCGGTGCCGTCGGCCCCGGCCGGGTGGTGCCGATGATCGCCGCACTCGGGGTGAGCGTCTACGTCGCCCGGTCGCTCCTCGGTACCTGGCGGGAGTTGGGGGAGTGA